In one window of Rhizobium oryzihabitans DNA:
- the ccoN gene encoding cytochrome-c oxidase, cbb3-type subunit I, with protein MNYTLETAIVALGAFLALLGAAFAHDSLFAAHMWVLFFTLLVSTVLLLRRVSFAPVDQAARARLKSEYFDEVVKYGVIATVFWGVVGFLVGVVVALQLAFPDLNIAPYFNFGRMRPLHTSAVIFAFGGNALIATSFYVVQRTCRARLFGGNLGWFVFWGYNLFIVMAATGYLLGITQGREYAEPEWYVDIWLTIVWVAYLVAFLGTILMRREPHIYVANWFYLAFIVTIAMLHIVNNLAIPVSFLGVKSYSAFSGVQDALTQWWYGHNAVGFFLTAGFLGMMYYFIPKQVNRPVYSYRLSIIHFWALIFMYIWAGPHHLHYTALPDWAQTLGMVFSIMLWMPSWGGMINGLMTLSGAWDKIRTDPIVRMMVMAVAFYGMATFEGPMMSIKAVNSLSHYTDWTIGHVHSGALGWNGMITFGAIYYLTPKLWGRERLYSLQLVNWHFWLATLGIVIYAAVMWVAGIQQALMWREYDTQGFLVYSFAESVAALFPYYVMRALGGLMFLSGALIMAYNVTMTILGHQRDEGIHTDAEASAQPAETRSLQPAE; from the coding sequence ATGAATTACACGTTAGAAACCGCGATCGTGGCCCTCGGGGCCTTTCTCGCGTTGCTCGGGGCGGCTTTCGCTCACGACAGTCTTTTCGCCGCCCATATGTGGGTGCTGTTTTTTACGCTTCTGGTCAGCACGGTGCTTCTGCTGCGCCGCGTTTCCTTCGCGCCGGTTGATCAGGCTGCGCGCGCGCGCCTCAAGTCGGAGTATTTCGACGAGGTGGTGAAATACGGTGTCATCGCCACCGTGTTCTGGGGCGTCGTCGGTTTTCTGGTCGGGGTCGTGGTGGCGTTGCAGCTTGCCTTTCCCGATCTCAACATCGCGCCTTATTTTAACTTCGGCCGCATGCGGCCGCTGCACACCTCCGCGGTGATCTTCGCTTTCGGGGGAAATGCGCTGATCGCGACGTCATTTTACGTTGTGCAGAGAACCTGTCGTGCACGCCTCTTCGGCGGCAATCTCGGCTGGTTTGTCTTCTGGGGTTATAATCTCTTCATCGTCATGGCCGCCACCGGCTACCTGCTTGGTATCACGCAGGGCCGCGAATATGCCGAGCCGGAATGGTATGTCGATATCTGGCTGACCATCGTCTGGGTCGCCTATCTCGTTGCCTTCCTCGGCACGATCCTGATGCGCAGGGAGCCGCATATCTATGTGGCGAACTGGTTTTATCTCGCCTTCATCGTCACCATCGCCATGCTGCACATCGTCAACAATCTGGCGATACCCGTGTCGTTCCTCGGGGTGAAGAGTTACTCGGCTTTCTCGGGTGTGCAGGACGCGCTGACGCAATGGTGGTACGGCCATAACGCCGTCGGCTTTTTCCTGACTGCCGGCTTCCTCGGCATGATGTATTATTTCATTCCCAAACAGGTGAACCGCCCGGTCTATTCCTACCGCCTGTCGATCATCCACTTCTGGGCGCTGATCTTCATGTATATCTGGGCCGGTCCGCACCATCTGCACTATACGGCGCTGCCGGACTGGGCGCAGACGCTCGGCATGGTGTTCTCGATCATGCTGTGGATGCCATCCTGGGGCGGGATGATCAACGGTCTGATGACGCTTTCGGGCGCCTGGGACAAGATCCGCACCGATCCCATCGTGCGCATGATGGTGATGGCGGTGGCCTTCTACGGCATGGCGACTTTCGAGGGGCCGATGATGTCGATCAAGGCCGTCAACTCGCTCAGCCACTATACCGACTGGACCATCGGCCATGTGCATTCGGGTGCTCTCGGCTGGAACGGCATGATCACCTTCGGCGCGATCTACTACCTGACGCCGAAACTCTGGGGCAGGGAGCGTCTCTACAGCCTGCAGCTGGTCAACTGGCACTTCTGGCTCGCCACGCTCGGCATCGTCATTTACGCCGCCGTCATGTGGGTGGCCGGCATCCAGCAGGCGCTGATGTGGCGCGAATACGATACGCAGGGCTTCCTCGTTTATTCCTTCGCGGAATCGGTCGCGGCGCTGTTCCCCTATTACGTGATGCGTGCACTGGGCGGCCTGATGTTCCTCAGCGGGGCACTGATCATGGCCTACAACGTCACGATGACCATCCTCGGTCATCAACGCGACGAAGGTATCCACACGGATGCCGAGGCTTCGGCGCAGCCCGCCGAAACCCGTTCGCTACAGCCTGCTGAATAA
- the ccoO gene encoding cytochrome-c oxidase, cbb3-type subunit II yields MSILDKHGVIERNATLLLVGSLLVVSIGGIVEIAPLFYLENTIEKVEGMRPYTPLELAGRNIYIREGCYVCHSQMIRPFRDEVERYGHYSLAAESMYDHPFQWGSKRTGPDLARVGDRYSNEWHVQHLADPRSVVPESIMPSYAFLKTTPLKITDISMELKANRAVGVPYSDEMIEKSAVDLAAQADPNADTTELLARYPKAKIGDFDGDPARLTEMDALVAYLQMLGTLVDFSTYDDAAGYR; encoded by the coding sequence ATGTCCATACTCGACAAACACGGCGTCATCGAACGCAACGCCACGCTGCTTCTGGTCGGCTCCCTGCTGGTCGTCTCGATTGGCGGCATCGTGGAAATCGCACCGCTCTTCTATCTCGAAAATACCATCGAAAAGGTGGAAGGCATGCGGCCCTACACGCCGCTGGAGCTTGCCGGGCGCAACATCTACATCCGCGAGGGATGTTACGTCTGCCACAGCCAGATGATCCGGCCGTTCCGCGACGAGGTGGAGCGCTACGGGCATTACAGCCTGGCGGCGGAATCCATGTACGACCACCCGTTCCAGTGGGGCTCCAAGCGCACGGGGCCTGACCTCGCGCGCGTCGGGGATCGTTATTCGAACGAATGGCATGTGCAACATCTGGCCGATCCGCGCTCGGTGGTGCCGGAATCGATCATGCCCTCCTATGCGTTTCTGAAGACCACGCCGCTGAAGATCACCGATATCTCGATGGAGCTGAAGGCCAACCGCGCTGTCGGCGTTCCCTATAGCGACGAGATGATCGAGAAATCCGCAGTCGATCTTGCCGCCCAGGCCGATCCGAACGCCGATACGACCGAGCTTCTGGCGCGCTATCCCAAGGCCAAAATCGGCGATTTCGACGGCGATCCGGCCAGGCTTACCGAAATGGATGCGCTGGTTGCCTATCTGCAGATGCTCGGCACGCTGGTCGATTTCTCGACCTATGACGATGCCGCCGGATACCGGTGA
- a CDS encoding CcoQ/FixQ family Cbb3-type cytochrome c oxidase assembly chaperone — translation METYTAMRHFADSWGLLAMTLFFAGVVVFTLRPGSKKAADDAASIPLRED, via the coding sequence ATGGAAACCTACACGGCCATGCGCCACTTTGCCGATAGCTGGGGCCTGCTTGCCATGACCCTGTTCTTCGCCGGCGTCGTCGTTTTCACCCTTCGCCCCGGATCGAAAAAAGCCGCGGATGATGCCGCCAGCATTCCGCTCAGGGAGGACTAG
- a CDS encoding VOC family protein, giving the protein MTTNTNDRRIDYVEFNVTDIERSKEFYGGAFGWSFKDYGPQYCEFSDGRLTGGFTTTAPVSAKGGPLVILYAADIEDMQRRVEAAGGQISVAIFAFPGGRRFHFTDPDGYELAVWSDR; this is encoded by the coding sequence ATGACCACGAATACGAACGACCGGCGGATCGATTACGTCGAATTCAATGTGACCGATATCGAGCGCAGTAAGGAATTTTACGGCGGCGCTTTCGGCTGGTCCTTCAAGGATTACGGCCCGCAATATTGCGAATTTTCCGACGGCCGGCTGACCGGCGGTTTCACCACCACAGCACCGGTCTCTGCCAAGGGCGGGCCGCTTGTCATTCTCTACGCCGCCGATATCGAGGATATGCAACGGCGCGTCGAGGCAGCCGGTGGACAGATCAGCGTCGCAATCTTCGCCTTTCCCGGCGGACGCCGCTTTCACTTCACCGATCCTGATGGATACGAGCTGGCCGTCTGGTCGGATCGATAA
- a CDS encoding polyketide cyclase produces MPVMQSRIIHLSVEKPWSHVYDFTSDPQTMPRWAAGLAGGLRPQGEDWIADGGPLGEVRVNFAPTNEFGVVDHVVTLPGGLKVYNALRVTPNGSGAEVSFTLLRLPGMTDEDFERDAQMVRADLETLKSLLETE; encoded by the coding sequence ATGCCTGTCATGCAGTCGAGAATCATTCATCTGTCGGTCGAAAAACCATGGAGCCATGTCTACGATTTCACGTCCGATCCGCAGACCATGCCGCGTTGGGCCGCCGGTCTTGCAGGCGGCCTCAGACCGCAAGGCGAAGACTGGATAGCCGATGGCGGGCCGCTCGGTGAAGTGCGCGTCAATTTCGCGCCGACAAACGAATTCGGCGTGGTAGACCATGTCGTGACATTGCCCGGTGGCCTGAAGGTCTATAACGCGCTGCGGGTGACGCCGAATGGCAGCGGCGCTGAAGTCAGCTTCACGCTGCTTCGCCTTCCGGGCATGACGGACGAAGATTTCGAACGGGATGCGCAAATGGTCCGGGCAGACCTCGAAACATTGAAGTCGCTGCTCGAAACGGAATGA
- the ccoG gene encoding cytochrome c oxidase accessory protein CcoG → MNIYRAGQDRPQQPVERLEAEAVNSAKTRKPLYEARKKIFPKRAEGRFRRFKWLVMLVTLGIYYLTPFLRWDRGPYAPDQAVLIDIANRRFYFFFIEIWPQEFFFVAGLLVMAGLGLFLVTSAVGRAWCGYTCPQTVWVDLFLVVERAIEGDRNARMKLDAAPVTFEKLRKRVLKHAIWLVIGVLTGGAWIFYFADAPTLAMEFMTGQAPMIAYSTVAILTATTYVFGGLMREQVCTYMCPWPRIQAAMLDENSLVVTYNDWRGEPRSRHAKKAAAAGESIGDCVDCNACVAVCPMGIDIRDGQQLECITCALCIDACDGVMDKIGKPRGLIAYATLSEYQSNMALATDNGRHAIRPANVRDEDGSFKNSIRRFDWRIVFRLRTLLYTAIWAAVGIGLLVTLVTRERLALNVLHDRNPQYVLESSGSIRNGYTVRILNMVPQPRTISLTIEGIPNAVMKINGMPDAAARAFEVTVEPDEATTLKVFVTLPGGDVARAAENFEFIVSDTGGHETARYDAVFNAPGVNK, encoded by the coding sequence ATGAACATCTATCGCGCCGGACAAGATCGCCCGCAACAGCCCGTTGAAAGGCTGGAAGCGGAAGCCGTCAATTCGGCAAAGACGCGTAAACCCCTCTATGAAGCGCGCAAGAAGATTTTTCCCAAGCGGGCCGAGGGCCGGTTTCGCCGGTTCAAATGGCTGGTGATGCTCGTCACCCTCGGCATCTATTACCTGACGCCGTTTTTGCGCTGGGACAGGGGACCTTACGCGCCCGACCAGGCCGTGCTGATCGATATCGCCAACAGGCGCTTTTATTTCTTCTTCATCGAGATATGGCCGCAGGAGTTCTTTTTCGTTGCCGGACTGCTGGTGATGGCGGGGCTGGGGCTGTTTCTCGTCACCTCCGCGGTGGGTCGCGCATGGTGTGGGTATACCTGTCCGCAGACCGTCTGGGTGGACCTGTTTCTGGTCGTAGAGCGGGCGATCGAGGGTGACAGGAACGCCCGCATGAAACTGGATGCCGCGCCCGTCACATTCGAGAAGCTGCGCAAACGCGTCCTGAAACATGCGATCTGGCTGGTGATCGGCGTTCTGACCGGCGGCGCCTGGATTTTCTATTTCGCCGATGCGCCGACGCTGGCGATGGAGTTCATGACCGGGCAGGCGCCGATGATCGCCTATTCGACCGTCGCGATCCTCACCGCCACGACCTACGTTTTCGGCGGGCTGATGCGGGAGCAGGTCTGCACCTATATGTGTCCCTGGCCGCGTATCCAGGCGGCGATGCTGGATGAGAATTCACTGGTCGTGACCTATAATGACTGGCGCGGGGAGCCACGCTCGAGACACGCAAAAAAGGCCGCCGCAGCAGGGGAGAGCATCGGCGACTGCGTCGATTGCAACGCCTGCGTGGCGGTCTGTCCCATGGGCATCGACATCAGGGACGGCCAGCAGCTGGAATGCATTACCTGCGCGCTCTGCATCGATGCCTGCGACGGGGTGATGGACAAGATCGGCAAGCCACGCGGGCTGATCGCCTATGCGACGCTGTCCGAATACCAGTCCAACATGGCGCTCGCGACCGACAACGGCCGGCACGCGATCCGTCCCGCCAATGTGCGCGATGAGGACGGCAGTTTCAAAAACAGCATTCGCCGTTTCGACTGGCGCATCGTCTTCCGTCTGCGCACGCTTCTTTACACGGCGATCTGGGCTGCCGTCGGCATCGGCCTGCTGGTGACGCTGGTGACGCGCGAGCGGCTGGCGCTCAATGTCCTGCATGATCGCAATCCGCAATATGTGCTGGAATCGAGCGGCTCCATCCGCAACGGCTACACGGTCCGCATCCTCAACATGGTGCCGCAACCGCGCACGATAAGCCTGACGATCGAGGGCATTCCGAATGCGGTGATGAAGATCAATGGCATGCCGGATGCGGCTGCTCGTGCCTTCGAGGTGACGGTGGAGCCGGACGAGGCGACGACGCTGAAGGTCTTCGTCACCCTGCCGGGCGGCGATGTGGCGCGGGCTGCGGAAAATTTCGAATTCATCGTCAGCGATACGGGCGGCCATGAGACGGCCCGTTACGATGCCGTCTTCAACGCTCCGGGAGTGAATAAATGA
- a CDS encoding FixH family protein, translating to MTTNKSQVSGFVFTGWHMLGVMVLFFGTIITVNMVMAWNAVTSWSGLVVPNTYVASQQFNAKAEAAKARAATGIKGKLVVDENTVRYEVFHPDTGRVDTDTVTAHFRRPVGEHQNFDMELTPVSTGVFTGAHDMLPGQWIVEVTAVKDGRIIVHEGTRIAVIRGRK from the coding sequence ATGACAACCAATAAAAGCCAGGTATCCGGCTTCGTTTTCACCGGTTGGCATATGCTCGGCGTGATGGTGCTGTTCTTCGGCACCATCATCACCGTCAACATGGTGATGGCGTGGAATGCCGTTACCAGCTGGAGCGGGCTGGTGGTGCCCAATACCTATGTCGCCAGCCAGCAGTTCAACGCCAAGGCCGAAGCCGCCAAGGCAAGGGCTGCGACCGGCATCAAGGGCAAGCTGGTGGTGGATGAAAACACCGTGCGCTACGAGGTGTTTCATCCCGATACCGGCCGTGTCGATACGGATACGGTGACAGCGCATTTCCGCCGTCCGGTCGGCGAACATCAGAATTTCGACATGGAGCTGACGCCGGTTTCCACCGGTGTCTTCACCGGCGCACACGATATGCTGCCCGGCCAATGGATCGTTGAAGTCACTGCCGTCAAGGACGGCAGGATCATCGTGCACGAGGGCACGCGGATCGCCGTCATCCGGGGGCGCAAATGA